The window GATGCATCCACCGAGTGTGGACGAGCTTTGGCGAGGAATCTTTTGGGCCTATCTACTGACGATCTCGCTCGAAACTCCCGTGCTGCTCGCGGGTTTGTCGCCCCGTCATTCCTGGCAGCGGCGACTCTTTTGTGGCGCGTGGTTGACCGCCTGTACGTATCCCGTAGTCTGGATCTTGCTGCCGCTGACGGCTTGGGAATGGTGGGGCTACACGCCGTATATTGTGATCGCTGAGATCTTCGCGCCGGTGGCGGAGTGCCTGATATTTTTGGCTGCGTATGCGGATAAGACGTCGACGTGGCGCGAAATTATTCGCGACTGCGCTGCCATCGTGGCCGCGAATCTGCTGTCGTACATTCTTGGCGGCTACTTGCTGGAGATCCTCAGATAGCCGCGTTCACGCTACGGGCTACCTTTTTCCGGCTGAATCGGCTCGAAGACCACGGCCTCTTCTTCCTGAACTTGCGGTTGCATCAAGCCGAGTTGCACAAGGCGGCGGATGAGACGGCCGCGCTGCAGTCCAAGCAATTCGGCAGCTTTAGTTTTGTTGCCGTTCGCTTTGCGGAGGGCCCGCTGCAGCAACTCCTTTTCCACCTCGGCGAGGAACTCGGGCAGATTGATCGAGGGCTCGGCGGGGTTTTGGTGCAGCAACGCTTCGCGGCCGTGATGGACTTGTGGCGGCAGATCGGCAGCTGTAATCGCAGCACCGCTGGCCGTGGCGCAGGCTTGCTTGACCATGGCTGCGAGTTCATCGATGTTGCCCGGCCAGGGATAGAGAAGCAGTAGCTCGAGCGCATCCTGAACAAAGCCGCCGTGCTGCGTGCCGCCGCGGGCGTTGTGCTGTTCGAGAAAATACTGTGCGAGGAGCGGCACGTCCTCGAGTCGCTTGCTCAGCGGCGGCGCGTTGAGCGTGAACGTGCTCAACGCAAAGGCGAGGTCCTGGCGAAAACGACCGCGAGCGGCAAGCTTGTGCAACGAACGCGAAGCCGTCGAGATCGTTTGCAACTCAACGCCTGGCAGCAGCAGAAATCCGGCCAGCTCTTGCTGCGCATCGGCCCGCAGTTGATCGACATCGGTGAGGAGCAGTGCCGGCGGCCGGCGGAAGGTTGTTCCTTCGCGCTGTTTCAAAAAACGGGTCAGCGTGAGTTGCATCAACTCCGCATCCATCACTGGGCAGTCAACGGCTGCCAGCGGACCAACCTGATTGACGTCGCCGACGTAGTGAATGGCGCGGGCCAGTTGGCGCCGACCGCTTCCCGTGGGACCAATGAGCATCACCCGCACGTTGGCGTGCTGGGCGACTTTCACCTGTTCGCGCAAACGGCGGATCGCATGACTCTGCCCGATCAGCGGACTCATGAGCAGCGCGGGATCCAGTTCGCTCCGCAGTTGCAGCAACTGCAAATGCGATAGCCGCGGCGCGAGGTCCATCGCGTGTCCATCCGGCGCAGCGGTATTTGCTGCACCGACGAAAACCAACACACCCGCCGCACCACTGAGTGCCTGAAA is drawn from Anatilimnocola floriformis and contains these coding sequences:
- a CDS encoding sigma 54-interacting transcriptional regulator, whose product is MARQASPARLLLKTFDQSLTPIYLVSAERKLQYANEACCQWLGKKLPDLIGLRCDFTATSTRDGQAAVANSLGPPPAAFEHGCTTGEICGGPDGSPTEVRTATFQALSGAAGVLVFVGAANTAAPDGHAMDLAPRLSHLQLLQLRSELDPALLMSPLIGQSHAIRRLREQVKVAQHANVRVMLIGPTGSGRRQLARAIHYVGDVNQVGPLAAVDCPVMDAELMQLTLTRFLKQREGTTFRRPPALLLTDVDQLRADAQQELAGFLLLPGVELQTISTASRSLHKLAARGRFRQDLAFALSTFTLNAPPLSKRLEDVPLLAQYFLEQHNARGGTQHGGFVQDALELLLLYPWPGNIDELAAMVKQACATASGAAITAADLPPQVHHGREALLHQNPAEPSINLPEFLAEVEKELLQRALRKANGNKTKAAELLGLQRGRLIRRLVQLGLMQPQVQEEEAVVFEPIQPEKGSP